From the Haladaptatus sp. DJG-WS-42 genome, the window GGGTGACGATGCGCCGCCCATCGACCACGACGGGGGTTTCCATTGCGTCGAACTCAGAGTCGAGCGCCGCAAACTCGTCCCAGTCGGTGACGACGAGCGCGCCGTGTGCACCGTCGAGAGCAGCCGCCGCGGAGGGTGCGTACTCGATGTCGGGAAAGCGAGTGCGCATGTTCTCGGTTGCGACGGGGTCGTAGGCCACCACCGTCGCGCCCCGTTCGAGCAGGCCTTCGATAGTTGGAATCGCACGCGACTCGCGGATGTCGTCGGTGCCCGGCTTGAACGCAAGTCCGAGGACGGCAACACGCTTGCCGCTGACATCGACATGGTCGTCGAGCAGCGAGAGCAGTCGGTCGGGTTGGCGGTCGTTTACGTCAACCGCGGCCTGCAACAGTTGGGGTTCGTAGCCCGTGTCACGGGCAGCAGCGATGAGCGCGGCCACGTCTTTTGGGAAACACGACCCACCCCAGCCAACGCCGCTCCGGAGGAAATGTGGGCCGATGCGCTCGTCTAAGCCAATCGCCTCTGCGACTTCGTAGGCGTCTACGTCGTAGGCTTTGCAGATGTTTCCGAGTTCGTTGATGAGGCTGATTTTCGCCGCGAGAAAGGCGTTGTTCGCGTACTTTATCATCTCCGCCTCACGCAGACCCGTTTTCACGACCGGGGCGTCGGTTCGGTCGATGAGCGGCCGGTAGAGCGTTTCGAGAAGGTCGTAGTCCCGAGCTGACTCCGCGCCGAAGACGAGTTTATCTGGCGTGAGAAAGTCTTCGACCGCAGTCCCTTCCCGAAGGAACTCCGGGTTCATCGCAACGCCAAAGTCCTCGCCTGCGACCTTCCCCGAGACTTCTTCGAGCAGCGGACGGACGACATCGCCCGTCGTCCCTGGTGTGACCGTGCTTTTGACGACGACGAGGTGGTAGTCGTCTTTTTCGGCGAGAGCGTCACCGAGCGAGCGCGTCCCGGCTTTCATAATCGAGAGGTCGATAGAGCCGTCGGGGTTCGACGGCGTGGTGAGCGCGAGAAACGTCACGTCTGTCTCGCGGACTGCGCTGTAGTCGGTCGTCGCGCGAAGCGAGGTTCCCGCGTGTGTTTTGACGAGGTCAGCCAGCCCCGGTTCGTGGATGGGTGCCTCGCCGTCGTTGAGTTTCGAGACGACTGTCTCGTCGATGTCGATGGCCGTCACGTCGTGGCCAAGGTCTGCGAAGCATGCGGCGATGGTGGTCCCCACGTACCCGCTCCCCACGATGCTGATGTTCATTACAGATACTTGTCCGTAATCTGTCTTGAGGATTTGGAATAGTCAGTGCAGTGAGAGGGTTTTTAATGTAAGAGAACCCACCCGATGGTATGCAAGCAGTCGTGCTCGCGGCGGGGAAAGGTACCCGACTGCGACCACTCACGGACGATAAGCCAAAGGGGATGGTCGAGGTTGCAGGAAAACCAATCTTGACCCATTGTTTCGAGCAATTGAAGAGTCTCGGAGCCACCGAGTTCCACGTCGTCGTCGGCTACAAGAAAGAAGCCATCATCAGCTACTACGGCGACGAGTTCGAAGACATTCCAATCACCTACTCCCACCAGCGCGAACAGAACGGCCTCGCCCACGCGCTGTTGACCGTCGAAGAACACATCGACGACGACTTCATGCTCATCCTCGGCGACAACATCTTCCGGGCAAACCTTGGGGATGTCGTGAATCGCCAGCGCGAAGAGCGCGCAGACGCGGCCTTCCTCGTCGAAGAAGTTCCCTGGGAAGAGGCCTCTCGCTACGGGGTCTGTCGGACGAACGCCTACGGCGAGATTATCTCCGTGGTCGAAAAGCCCGCAGAGCCGGAATCGAATCTGGTCATGACCGGCTTCTATACGTTCACGCCAGCGATTTTCCACGCCTGTCACCTCGTCCAGCCGTCGAATCGCGGCGAGTACGAACTGAGTGAGGCAATCGACCTGCTCATCCACTCGGGACGCACCATTGACGCGATTCGAATGGAAGGCTGGCGCGCGGACATTGGCTACCCCGAGGACAGAGAGGCCACGGAAGCGCGAATTCTCGAAGAAGAAGGCGAGAAAGCGAAAACGGAGTAGGCGAGTCGCTTAGTTTTCTGGCAGGTCAACGACGATGTAGTGGTGCCCAGCGCTGAAGTAGCGCGCCTTCGCCCAGATAATCTTCATTTCGGGGTGTTCAGGGGCGGCGTACTCGCCGTCTGGCATCTCGTAGAGCGCCAGTGAGTACCAGCTGTGGTCTGGGTCACAGCCCTCGTGGACGTAGAAGTCCATGCGAATCGCAGTGTCGTTCACCTCGACACTCTTGAAGTCAACGCACTCGCGGATGAACTCGCTTTGCCACCCGGTGTTGTGAACGGCTTCGGTGTCGCCGGTGACGATGTTGCCGTTAAACATGTAGATGACTTGGTCGTTGTCGATGTACGACCAGTCACGCGTCTTGTTGAAGTACTGGTACGGCCGTCCCGTGACGAGGTAGGCATGGTAGTGGCCAGATTCCGTATCAGTTGAGTACGTCGGCTCTTCTGGCGTTGGGGTTGGCGTCGGCGTTGGTTCTGCCGTCGTGGTTGGTTGTGCAGTGGTGGTTGGCGTCTGCGTCGTGGTCACCGGCGCGTCAGTCGTCGTCGCGGGCGTTTCAGTGGTCGTCTCTGAATCATCATCATCAGACGAGCGCCGCGAGCGCTTTCGTTCGGTCGTTGTCACCGGCTCTTCGGTCGTCGTCGGTGTATCTGGCGACGCGCTGCGCTCGGTCGTCGGCTCCGCCTCAGTCGTGGTCACGGGCGGCGTCGTCGTTGGGGGTGCGCTCGTCGTCGGGTCAGGGGTGACAGGGTCGTGTGTCACAACGTCATCGAACACGAGGTCTTGGTCGGACGTATCCGGGCCACCAAAGCCCGACAATCCGACGGTGAAACTCACGATGATGAGGAGAACGAATGCTCCAACAACAACGCTCGTTGTTCGAAATGGGATCGCCATACTCTGACTGTCGGGAGTGAAAGATATTGTTACAGGCAGGATACACACCCTGACATGACTGTTAGTTGGATATTACAGTCATTCCGGAAAGACCATTTTTCAGAGGAGATTTCGAGTGACGGCGGCGGGCCAGTCAGTGCCTACTTACGTGAAAGACGTGAAACTGTTCGTCAGTTTTCAGGAGGCGTCTTGGGCGTCCACAACTGCGACGGATGCCAGATTGACCACGTCTTTGACTTCGTCGCCGCGCTGGAGGACGTGGACGGGTTTGTCCATGCCCACGAGCATTGGGCCAATGGCTTCTGCGCCGCCGAGGCGCTGAAGGAGTTTGTACGCGATGTTCCCCGCCTCCAGATTCGGGAACACGAGGATGTTGGCGGGTTTGTCTAACGCTGCGAACTCGTAGGTGCCGTGGAGCATCTCCTCGACGACGGCAGTGTCCGCCTGCATTTCCCCATCGACGGGGAAATCAACCGTCGGATCAGCACGGAGGAGTTGCGCCGCCCGGCGTGGCTTTCGCGTGCCGTCGTTGTCCACCGAGCCGAAATCAGAGTACGACAGGAGTGCCGCGCGCGGTTCGACGTTGAACTTCCGAGCAAGTGTCGCGGTATGTTTCGTAATCTCTGCGAGCACTTCCTCGGTCGGGTCGAGATTGACCGTCGTGTCCACGCAGAACACCACTCTGTCTTTGAAAGTGAGCATGTACACACCCGCGGCGTACTCGGCGTTTTCTGCAGTGCCGATGACTTGTAGCGGCGGGCGCAGGGCCGAGGGATAGTGGTGGGTGAGGCCGGTGAGCATTGCGTCTGCATCGCCCATTTCGACCATCACGCTGCTCAGGAAATTGCCGTCAGTGATGAGTTCTGCCGCCTCGCGGCGGGTGACGCCTTTGCGCCGCCGGAGTTCGTACAGCCGGTCTGCGTAGGCGTCGAGCGAGTCGCTATCGGGGTCAACGATTTCCACCTCGTAGTCGAGACCGAGTTCGGCCATCCGCGCCCAGATTTTTCGCCGGTCGCCAATCAGCACTGGCTCTGCGATGCCCTGTTCTTTGAGCTGGGCGGCGGCACGAATCACCTTGTCGTCGTCGCCTTCTGCAAACACGACGCGTTTTGGGTCGCTCTGGGCTTTGTTGAGGACGACGCGCATCATCTCGCGGGATTTCCCGAGACGCGCTTCGAGGCGCTCGCGGTAGGCGTCGAGGTCGATGTGTTGGCGGGCGACGCCGCTTTCCATCGCCGCCTCTGCGACGGCCGAAGACACATCGAACAGTACGCGTGAATCGAGCGGTTTCGGGATGATGTAATCGGGGCCAAACTGGAGTGGGGCGTCGCCGTAGGCTTTCACGACGGCGTCTGGAACGTCCTCTTTGGCGAGGTCGGCGAGTGCCTCCGCGGCCGCGACTTTCATCGCCTCGTTGATCTCGCTTGCGCGCACGTCGAGCGCGCCACGGAAGATGAACGGGAAGCCGAGAACGTTATTCACCTGATTCGGGTAGTCAGAGCGTCCCGTCGCCATAATCACGTGGTCGTCGCGGGCGGCTTTGGCGTCCTCGTAGGTAATTTCGGGGTCAGGGTTTGCCATCGCGAAGATGATGGGGTCTGACGCCATCGAACGCACCATCGATTGGCTTACGATGCCGCCGACAGAGAGCCCAACAAACACGTCTGCACCCTCGATGGCGTCTTCGAGGTCTCCCTCGGGGAGGGCTTTTGCGAACGGCTCGTTGTGGGGGTTCAACTCGCCCGCATCGGCACGTTTTTCGGTGAGGATGCCCCCAATATCGACCATCGTGATGTTCTCGCGTTTCGCGCCGAGTGAGACGTAGAACTTCGCCGTCGCGGTGGCCGCCGCACCCGCTCCCGAGAACACGATGGTCACGTCTTCGATGGCTTTCTCGGCGATTTCGAGGGCATTGAGGAGGGCGGCCCCGGAGATGATGGCGGTGCCGTGTTGGTCGTCGTGGAACACGGGAATCGACATGCGCTCGCGAAGTTTCTCCTCGATTTCGAAGCACTCGGGCGCCTTGATATCCTCTAAATTAATGCCTCCAAAGGTGGGTTCCATCATGGCAACTGACTCGATCATCTTCGCTGGGTCGTCGGTGTCGAGTTCGATGTCGAACACGTCGATGTCGGCGAAGCGTTTGAACAGGACGCCCTTGCCTTCCATGACGGGTTTCGAGGCCTGTGCGCCGATGTCGCCGAGGCCGAGTACGGCAGAGCCGTTCGAGATGACGCCGACCATGTTGCCTTTCGCGGTGTAGGTGTAGGCGTCGTCCGGATTTTTCTCGATTTCGAGACACGGCGCGGCCACACCCGGCGAGTACGCCAGACTCAGGTCGCGCTGGGTGTTCGTTGGTTTTGTCGTCGAAATTTCGAGTTTACCGGGTGGGTCGGTCTGATGATACTCAAGTGCGTCCTCGTCCAGTCCCATACGACGTATGGGGTAGGCACACAATTATAAGATGTCCGTCAGCGGGATGTTTTGTGCTGGGGTGGCATTCCACAGCGCGAGGGAGAACAGAATGCCGCCGTCATCGCCATCTTCTCTGTTCTCGTGGGCATCTTCTTGGGCGTCGTGTTCGTCTTCTAACTGGCTGTGTGCAGCCTCGCGGTCTTCGTGGTGTTGGATGTCGGCTTGGTGGGCGTCGTAGTCGCCGTACTCTTCGAGGTGGTTTCTGAACTCGAGGCGGTGGTCTCTGAACTTCTCGCGGTGGTCATAGTACGCCTTTACGTGTTCCTCGTGGGCTTTCTCATGTTTCTTCCACTCGCCCTCTGAGGCGTTCGTTTGGATCAGATACTCGTGTTCTTGTTTCAGTTGCTCGTGGCGCTCTACGAGTTCGTCGTGCTCTGCATCGAGTTCCGCACGCACCGTTTCGAACTCCTCGTGTTCTTCCTGGGCGTCTTCATCCACCGCTGTGGTCGTCGCCGTGGCTGTGGTCGTAGTCGTCGTGTCGAACGGGTCTTCGGTCGTTGTCGTGGTCGTACTCGTCGGCGTTGCGGTTGTCGTTGCCGTCGTGGTCACCGCCTCGGTCGTCGTCTCATTCGAGACGGGCGTGTCAACCGGAGCGGACGGGCCAAGCGAGGCGAGGACGACGGTGGCCGTCGCACCAAACATGGCCGCGCCTAACAGCATGAGCATCAGATTTGCTTTGCCTCGCTTGCCGGTCACGAGGGACTTTACAGACGAGAGGCCGCGCATAGTCGGTCCTTTTTGCCTGACCACCATTATTACGCGGCGGGTAAGCGAGTCAAGGCTCTGACGTGTACGAGCCGTCCTCTCTGTGTGGTGACTGGTTGCTTTCCAAGCGAGGAAACGCACGTTGGTACTGGTCGTATCAGAGGCCGATATTGAACACTCGGTTTATGAGAACGCCACCCACGCCAATGGCCATCACTCCGGCGAGGAGCGCGAACGCGACCGACCACCCGGCGACGTCAGAGAGGGTGCCAACGACGACGCTTCCGAGCGCGCCAAGGAGAACGTAGATCGTCCGCATGAAACCAAAGCCTGCACCCTGCTCTGCGGTGGTGAGCGCGTCCATCAATCGCGCCTGGAGTGGCGCACCCCAGCTCATCGCAAGTCCGATACAGACGATGGCTCCGCCGAGGGTGAGCCACGAGTCACCGACGACGAGCAGGCTATAGCCCACGACGCCCGCACCCATGCACACCGCGACGGCGATGTCGCGGGGGATGCGGTCTGAGATGGTTCCCATGAGCGGCTGTGAGACGCCTTGGACCACGAAATACGCGGAGAACACGAGTCCGGCCGTCGTCCGAGAGGTTCCCTGATACTGCTCGAAAAACGCCGAGAGAAACGACGCCGTTGCCTGCCACGCGAACGCTCCGAGCACCGCGAGCGCCACCATGAACGCAATATCCGGGCGGGCAAGCAACGAGAGTAAGGGGCCGGGAGCGAGCCGCTGTCGAATCGAGGTCTCGGGCTGTGAAGGGGCCGTTGGGCGAACCTGCCACGCGAACACGACGAGGACCGGAAGTGCGACGACGGCACCGAGACCGAGGGCGTAGCGCCAGCCGTACACCGACCCGACGTAGGCGGCGGCGACAGGTGCGAGGAGTCCGGCGACGGGCGCACCGACACCATGGACGCCGATTGCCCGCCCAATGTTGTCGAACTGGCGAGTGAGCAACATCGTTGCAGGGCTGTAGTGGAGACCCGCGCCCGCGCCGAGGACGATGGCGAAGACGACGAACGTGAGAAACGAGGGAGCTGCCGCGAGCAGGAGGCTTGCGACGGCTGTGAGGCCAACGGCCGTGAGAATTACGCGGCGCTCGCCGTAGCGGTCTGCGACGATGCCGCTCGGAAACTGCGAGAGGGCGTAGGCCATCCACATCCCCGTGAGCGCCCCGCCAACGGCGCTGTTGGTCACGTCGAAACTCGCCGTAATCGCCGGGACGACGGGGCTGATGACGAGGCGAGCCACCATGGTGCCGAAAAAGGCGAGCGTACAGAGGAGCAGCACCGAGCGGCGGTATGGCCAGCGCATCTACTGGTGGTTCAGCGATGGCGAGGTTTACTCGTTCTGTTCGCGAGCGAGACCTCGTCTCCTGCGCCCAGGTTATTTATTCTGTGCTTTACGTGATGAAATGTAGTTATGTTCGATTTGATTACGTTGACCGTGTTCGGAGGCGAGTCGGCTGCTCGCAGGTCGTGTTTGTGACGAGGACTGATAGCTATCCAGACTGGTCTAGGCAGCTAAACTATCGATACGGAGTTTTAGGCTCGACCGGTGCAGCGCACTGAGAGGGTCAGTGAAACGCGCAAAAGAAAGCCGTGCAGTCACTGTGTTTGTCCCACCACAAGAAACACCAGTCGAGGGAAAAGAGCCGGCGAGATTGGAGGAGATTGTGACCGAGTGTGGTACGATGCTACAGAAATCCAAATCGAAGAAGTTGTGAGAGCTACAGAGTTACACGAGTTACCAAACAAAAAATAAATAAATGAATTCGATTTAATCGCATCATTTCTGGTCAAACGCACTCAAAAATATCCTGTCAAGCCCATTTATTTGATATTCAGATACAAAATTCAGCGAATGTCCGTTTTAGTGAGCGGATAATAAACACCGACAGGAGTGAAGGAACCGATGGAATGTCAGATACGACCTATCCTCGGAGAGCAGTTCTTGCGATGGCTGGGGTTGCGCTTGGTGGCGCCAGCCTCATCCGGGCAACCGGAAGTGCGACCGCGGCGACCCGTGAATCATTTTTACTCCTCGAAGGCACCGACCACGAGACTGAAGTGTTCGTCACCCATGGCGAGGCAGACGGCCCGACCGTTCTCGTGATTGGTGGTATCCACGGAAACGAGACGGCAGGCTACGAAGCAGCAGCCGAAATCAAAGAGTGGGAAATCGAATCTGGGACGCTCGTGACGATACCACGCGCGAACGAGGTTGCAATCAGCAACGACACGCGAATCGGTGACGGCGGCGACCTGAACCGACAGTTCCCAACCGGCGAGGAGCCGGAGACAGCCCTCGCTCGCGCACTCTGGAGCGTCGTCGAAGAGTACGAACCGGGCACGGTTCTCGACCTCCACGAATCACAAGAAGTCTACGACGGCAGTGACTTAGATGGCGTCGGCCAGACCGTGTTCCACTCGGATGGCGAGAAAGCGACGACCGACGCAGAGGACGCCGTCAACTTCGTGAACAACACCTACATCGGCGACAGCACGTACAACTTCAAACTCGGCGGTTTCTCCAGCCCCGATACCGACCCAAGCGACCTGTTCGTCCACAAAGCCTCGCGCGACGCCGGTGCGGACGCTTTCCTCGTCGAGACGGTTTCGACGGACATCGCTCTCGACACACGCGTCGAGTGGCACAACGTGATTACCCGTCGGGTGGCCGGTGAAGAGCTGTTCGCCGGCGAAGAAGAGACGCCAACACCGACTCCAGAACCAGAACCAGAGCCGCCAACGGCGACGATTGCGACCACGCCCGAGAACGCAACTGACGTGACGCTCGAAAAGGGCACGACCGTCGAACTCGACGCGACTTCGTCTGAAGCCGGAAGCAGTGACATCGTCAAGTTCGCATGGGACCTCACCGGCGACGGCGCAACCGACGCGACGGGCGCACAGACGAGCGTCACGCTCGATGAGTGTCAGCAGTACCCCATCGTCCTCACCGCGACCGATGCAGAGGGGATGACCGACACGACCGAGATTTCACTCTCGACGCTGTAAACGCCTCGGTGGGTGTTTCCTAGCGCGGCGGGACTACGCGAGTCCCTTCGAGTCGATAACGTCCCAGAGCTTCTCGCCCTCTTCGGTGATGCCGTAGACACGTCCCTTTCGCTGTTGCTCTGAAACCAGTAACTCGACGAGCGAGCGGCGACGAAGCTGCCCAAGCGCCCGCGAGATGTGCGAGATCGCGTTGTCAGAGTCACTTGCGAGCCGAGACGGTGTCGAAGGACCGTCTGCGAGTTGTGCGAGAACGATTACCCGGTACTGTGAGCTGATTATGTAGCTGACTTCATCCCAGTCATCTACCGATTGTGTCTCCTGCGTCCAGCTCATTGGTTAAACTCGGAGCGTCCATCGCACTGCGCTGCACGTCGGGGTGACTCCGGTGCGCAGGCGAGCCAGCTACTTCTCCGCGGGTACCCATGAGCGCCAGACGAGGCCGTCCTCGGTGGCGCTGCTTCGTGTATAAGTCGGTCACTTCCCAGTTCGCGTGCCATTACGTGTGGGGTAAGCCCCCGAAAATTACATAAATCTTCCGCCCGCAAATATTACAGATTATGTGAATGTCTTTCGTGAGTGGAAGTGAAAGTACGATATAACCGCCAACGAGCACCCAATGCGACCGATTATAAGAAAGTCAAAGTAGTCAGGAAAATCATGTATTCTATGGTGTTTGTGACCGTGTCACAGAGGTCGCATCAACCCGGGTGTCATCGACTGGCAGCAAGGCCGTATCGAGGTGGTCGTTCGCGCGCTTGTCGAGCAGCATACCAAGCGCCATGAACGTCGAGATGAGGACGAGCCCCCCAACGACTTCGACTAGACGCGAGATGCCAGTGTTGCCAAGAAGCACCGAGACGAGCGCAAACACACCGAATACGACGGCGAGCGTGTAGCAGCCAACGACCGAGTAGTCGCCGTTTTTCAGATACCGAGCGCGGAGCCGCCAGAGGAAGTTGCGAAACAGCATCTTAGAAACGTTTGGAATGTACGTCGAGTAGCGGATGTGGCTCACCTCGTCGCCGTAGATGGCGGGCATCGGCACGTCCACGACACGGAGTTTGTAGACGTTGAGTCTGACGAGCAGGTCGTTGCAGTAGCCGTAGAACTCGTACATGTTCTCTATGTCCACCGTCTCAAGGGCGGTGAGCGAGATGGCGGTGTAGCCGCTCTGTGGGTCGCCAATACCCCAGTAGCCGCTCGCGATGCGCGTAAGGTACGTGAGGATGACGTTCCCGACGTAGCGGAACGTCGGCATCGACTGGCGGTGGTCAGCCCGCAACAGTCGGTTTGTTTTGACGTACTCGGCTTCGCCCTTTGCAATCGGGTCGATGACGAGCGTGAGCAAGTCGGGGTCCATCTGCCCGTCGCCGCCGAGGACGGTGACGATGTCCACCTTGTCGTCTCTGGCGCGGAGATAACCCGTCTTGATGGCCGCACCGACGCCGCGGTTCTGGTCGTGCTGGATGGCGATGACGCGTTCTACGTTCGACCCACCGTCTGTGATCGGGTGGACGAGCGACGTTCGCGCTCGACTCGCCGACACCGCGGCTTGAATCTCTTCCCACGTCTCGTCAGTAGAGCCGTCGTCGATAACGTAGATGTGATCGACGAACGATGGCACTGATTCGATGACGTTCCCAACAAACCCCTGTTCGTTGTACGCCGGTATGACGACGCCAACTGAGTTTCCGTTATACATTTTCTTCTCCCCCTTGTGTGGTGTCTCCCCGGACACCGGTCGTGTGTTAGTTAGCTGGCTGTTCGCGCTGTGTCGTTGCGACGAGGCGTCGCAGCCCGTCTTCGAGCGAGACGTGCGGGTCGAATCCGAGTCGGTCCCGGGCCCGCGAGATGTCGGCACAGCTGTGTTGAATGTCGCCCGTGCGTGGTTCGGTGAACTGAATCTCCGCCCGCAGGCCAGTGACCTCACGAATCAGCGTCGCAAGGTCGAGAATCGAGAGCGCCCTGCCCGTCCCGACGTTGAACGCCTCGCCGGTGTGGTCGGTGGTCGCCGCGAGCAGATTCGCCTGCACCACGTCATCGACGTGGACGAAGTCGCGGGTCTGCGAGCCGTCGCCGTGGACGGTGAGCGGCGTGCCGTTCGTGGCACGGTCGACGAAGGTGCTGATGACGCCGCTGTAGTCGCCCGCGGTCTGTCGCGGGCCGTAGACGTTGAAGTAGCGCAGCGCGACCGTGTCCAGCCCGTAGAGCCGGTTGTAGGCGCGGGCGTAGTGGTCGCCTGCGAGCTTGTCGATGCCGTAGGGCGAGTCGGGCGCGGTGGGCGCGTCTTCCGAGATAGGCACCGTTTCTGGCGCACCGTAGATGGCCGCGCTCGATGCCGTCACGACGCGGGCGTCGTTCTCGCGGGCCGCTTCGAGGACGGCGACGGTCGCGTTGGCGTTCACGAGATTGCTGAAATACGGCGCTTCGACGGAGCCTTTGACGCTCACGAAGCCCGCCTCGTGGAACACGAGGTCAACGCCCGCCATCGCCGCGGTGAGCGCGGCCGAGTCACAGACGTCGCCCTCGATGACGGTGATGCCTGTGGGCAGGTTTGCGCGGGTTCCCGTCGAAAAGTCGTCGAAGACGCGCACCGTGTTTTCCGGTACGAGGGCGTCTACGAGGTGGCTCCCGATGAACCCGGCCCCACCCGTCACGAGGACGGTCTGGTCAGCAATCGGTGGGTCACGCATTGTGGCCTCCCGACGAAGGTTCGGCAAGCGCGGCTAGCTGCGGAGCCACGCGGAGTGCATTGCCTCTCATCATAGCAATACAGCGAATAGTAGCGTGATTGTTATATTCGGGCTATAATGCAGCAGCCTCAGCTTGAAATTGAAAACCATACCTAATCGGACACGTCTGTCCAGTGAACGCATGACCGCCGTGTGGAACGATGCACGCACAGTCTCATACGGGCGCGAGGAGCCGATTGGAGTGTTATGAACGAACCGGGTAATCGGGCATTATCGGCCGGTAAACGCCGATTTCCCGTCTCGAATCGAGGGGTGAAAAGAGAGTTACCGCTTTACGACGTTGTACGCCGTCTTCGCCACGTCCATCAGCGGGTTGTTGGTCTCGACGACGTAGTACGGCACGAGGTGTGCGCCGAATTTCGACTTGTAATCACAGAGGCGTTTGGTGTTCGCACCGACCATGTCGTAGGTGGTGATAGCGGAGAGCGCTGGGTCTTCTGCCACGTCTTTGAGGATGGCCCAGTGCAACAGCGTGTTGACGCTCACGTTCTCGTAGGAGGCGCGCATCCCGCCAAGCCAGTAGTACACCGTATCGTTCGAATAGAGTGTGATGATGCCGTTCAGATACGCACCCGTGCCGTCGCGGGCGACGTAGACGCGACACCGGTCGCCAAGCGAGAGCAACAGGTCGCGGACGTACTCCCACGAGAGAGTGAACGTCTCGCCTTGCTCTGCGTAGCGCGCCACTTGGTCGTCGTAGATGATTTTGGCCGACTCGATGCCTTCGACGCTGAAGGTCAAATCGAGGTCGTCGAGACGCCGAATTTCGGTGCGTAGGCTCCGGCTGAAGGAGCTCATCACCGCGTCGAGTGGCCCGTCACCGACGGTGAGGTGGTAGGTGAAATCCGAGGACACCCGAAAGTCGTCCCAGCGATACGGCCGTGGGTCGTGATACGACGGCGAACACACCATCCGCAACAGCGTCCGTGGGCTGTTCGCGTCGAGTGCTTCTAACACGCCTTCGGTGAACTGTTGGTTCAGCTGTTCGTGTTTCCGGCGTTTCGGGCTGTTTGGCATCAACACCGGCCCGAGGTGGGGAATCCCCATCGCGGGAGGTGGCGACATAATCGTCCGCCCGACCGAGCGGTCTTTGACGAACGTCGGCAACAGCGCGACCGGCTCTTGGCCGTTGAAGCCGCCGAACAGCTGCATCTCCGCTGCGGTGTGGTCGTCGATGACCCGGAGTGCCTCTGGTGTGTGAAATACCTCAAAGCCTGCCGCGGGGAGGGCTGCCTCCCACTCCGACAGGTCAAGTTGCTCTATACGCATGTGAGTTCAGCCTGTGTATGCGTGAGGGATACTCTTTGTAACGCAGAACCTACCGGTAGAAGGAACCGATTACAGACACCAGTTGTGCGATATGGTCACAAGAGCCCGACGTCGGGAAATCGCCGGTAGGAACGGCCATCAGCGCATAGTGAGTCCGTAACTATACTCGTGGTTTTCGAACATACAGGTGATTCAAACTGACTGCTGTGTCGGGTAGTTCGTCGTCACAGCGAGAGAGTGATTCCACGTGTTCCAAGAAACAATCAATAAGGTGTATTTACAGACACCAGAAGGCTATCGGGAATTCCTCCGCAAGTGGTACTACGTTCTCAATCCGAAGATGTCGTGGCGCGACCGAAAGAAGACGCT encodes:
- the aglM gene encoding UDP-glucose 6-dehydrogenase AglM codes for the protein MNISIVGSGYVGTTIAACFADLGHDVTAIDIDETVVSKLNDGEAPIHEPGLADLVKTHAGTSLRATTDYSAVRETDVTFLALTTPSNPDGSIDLSIMKAGTRSLGDALAEKDDYHLVVVKSTVTPGTTGDVVRPLLEEVSGKVAGEDFGVAMNPEFLREGTAVEDFLTPDKLVFGAESARDYDLLETLYRPLIDRTDAPVVKTGLREAEMIKYANNAFLAAKISLINELGNICKAYDVDAYEVAEAIGLDERIGPHFLRSGVGWGGSCFPKDVAALIAAARDTGYEPQLLQAAVDVNDRQPDRLLSLLDDHVDVSGKRVAVLGLAFKPGTDDIRESRAIPTIEGLLERGATVVAYDPVATENMRTRFPDIEYAPSAAAALDGAHGALVVTDWDEFAALDSEFDAMETPVVVDGRRIVTPREGITYEGLTW
- the aglF gene encoding UTP--glucose-1-phosphate uridylyltransferase AglF, giving the protein MQAVVLAAGKGTRLRPLTDDKPKGMVEVAGKPILTHCFEQLKSLGATEFHVVVGYKKEAIISYYGDEFEDIPITYSHQREQNGLAHALLTVEEHIDDDFMLILGDNIFRANLGDVVNRQREERADAAFLVEEVPWEEASRYGVCRTNAYGEIISVVEKPAEPESNLVMTGFYTFTPAIFHACHLVQPSNRGEYELSEAIDLLIHSGRTIDAIRMEGWRADIGYPEDREATEARILEEEGEKAKTE
- a CDS encoding succinylglutamate desuccinylase/aspartoacylase family protein encodes the protein MSDTTYPRRAVLAMAGVALGGASLIRATGSATAATRESFLLLEGTDHETEVFVTHGEADGPTVLVIGGIHGNETAGYEAAAEIKEWEIESGTLVTIPRANEVAISNDTRIGDGGDLNRQFPTGEEPETALARALWSVVEEYEPGTVLDLHESQEVYDGSDLDGVGQTVFHSDGEKATTDAEDAVNFVNNTYIGDSTYNFKLGGFSSPDTDPSDLFVHKASRDAGADAFLVETVSTDIALDTRVEWHNVITRRVAGEELFAGEEETPTPTPEPEPEPPTATIATTPENATDVTLEKGTTVELDATSSEAGSSDIVKFAWDLTGDGATDATGAQTSVTLDECQQYPIVLTATDAEGMTDTTEISLSTL
- a CDS encoding MFS transporter, encoding MRWPYRRSVLLLCTLAFFGTMVARLVISPVVPAITASFDVTNSAVGGALTGMWMAYALSQFPSGIVADRYGERRVILTAVGLTAVASLLLAAAPSFLTFVVFAIVLGAGAGLHYSPATMLLTRQFDNIGRAIGVHGVGAPVAGLLAPVAAAYVGSVYGWRYALGLGAVVALPVLVVFAWQVRPTAPSQPETSIRQRLAPGPLLSLLARPDIAFMVALAVLGAFAWQATASFLSAFFEQYQGTSRTTAGLVFSAYFVVQGVSQPLMGTISDRIPRDIAVAVCMGAGVVGYSLLVVGDSWLTLGGAIVCIGLAMSWGAPLQARLMDALTTAEQGAGFGFMRTIYVLLGALGSVVVGTLSDVAGWSVAFALLAGVMAIGVGGVLINRVFNIGL
- a CDS encoding NADP-dependent malic enzyme gives rise to the protein MGLDEDALEYHQTDPPGKLEISTTKPTNTQRDLSLAYSPGVAAPCLEIEKNPDDAYTYTAKGNMVGVISNGSAVLGLGDIGAQASKPVMEGKGVLFKRFADIDVFDIELDTDDPAKMIESVAMMEPTFGGINLEDIKAPECFEIEEKLRERMSIPVFHDDQHGTAIISGAALLNALEIAEKAIEDVTIVFSGAGAAATATAKFYVSLGAKRENITMVDIGGILTEKRADAGELNPHNEPFAKALPEGDLEDAIEGADVFVGLSVGGIVSQSMVRSMASDPIIFAMANPDPEITYEDAKAARDDHVIMATGRSDYPNQVNNVLGFPFIFRGALDVRASEINEAMKVAAAEALADLAKEDVPDAVVKAYGDAPLQFGPDYIIPKPLDSRVLFDVSSAVAEAAMESGVARQHIDLDAYRERLEARLGKSREMMRVVLNKAQSDPKRVVFAEGDDDKVIRAAAQLKEQGIAEPVLIGDRRKIWARMAELGLDYEVEIVDPDSDSLDAYADRLYELRRRKGVTRREAAELITDGNFLSSVMVEMGDADAMLTGLTHHYPSALRPPLQVIGTAENAEYAAGVYMLTFKDRVVFCVDTTVNLDPTEEVLAEITKHTATLARKFNVEPRAALLSYSDFGSVDNDGTRKPRRAAQLLRADPTVDFPVDGEMQADTAVVEEMLHGTYEFAALDKPANILVFPNLEAGNIAYKLLQRLGGAEAIGPMLVGMDKPVHVLQRGDEVKDVVNLASVAVVDAQDAS